TGTCACCAGGAATGTGGCATCCCcggagctgtgctgctgtccctacTGCTCTCCCTGGGCCCTGGTGGTGCCGTGTGCCCCCGGGGTCCCTGCGCTGctgaggggacagccaggggcgTGCTTGGGAAGTGCAGGTGGCATTGGGGACTACAGAGGACAGAGAGGCTGGTGGGGGGGTCCCAGTGTCCTTTCCATGGGACCTGgcaggagtcagggctctgtccctgcgtgcctgccctgcctgtgagGGGTGGGCAGGCACGAGTGGCAGAGAGGGAGTGgtcactgtgtccccaggggctgtgtccTGCCTTTGGGTGGCACTGGCACCTGTGTGGCTCTGCCAACGCATTGCTGTGGGCCTGGCAGGGCACTCTGGCATGGATGCAGCCCTGACACACACCTGGCATCACCCCTGGCTCCCCTGTGCAGCTCCCCTGTGCCATTGTGGGACAAGATCCCTGAGCCACATCCCTGAGAAATATCCCTGGGCAACATCCCTGGGCAATATCCCTGAAAAATGTCCCTGGGCAATGTCCTTTGTGTAATGTCCCTGGGCAATGTCCCTGAGCAACATCTCTGAGAAATGTCCCTGAGCAACGTCCTtgagctgggcaggggtggcagaggTGCTTCTTCTGTCTGAGGGGgttgctctgctctcagcaagggacagggtgacactgcctgCTGTGGCTATGGTCACCCTGTCACTTCACACGTGCAGCCTCACCCTGCGGGTCccctgggagaggggacagaggtgtCACCTGCGCTCGGTGGGACACGGGCAGTGTGTGGGGACAGCTGGTGTCACCTGCCCTCGGTGGGACAGGGCTTCAGGGGACACGGGCAgtgtgtggggacagcagtgtcacctgtgcTTGGTGGGACACGGGCAGTGTGTGGGGACAGCTGGTGTCACTGCCCTTACTCGGGTGGCATCCACAGAGCAGAGGGCGGTGGTGCCACCCCCGGTGGTGCCAGTGACACGGTGCCAGCCCGGTGGGTGTCCCCATCTCTGTGCCCTCCCGCAGGTCTGCTCCGTTTTGAGGTCCCCTCCCTCCACGTGTCCCCGGATGCCGCCCTGTGCCGGGACCCGCCCGAGGCAGCTCAGAGACTCTCGGGGCCGAGCCTGACCCCgcggcaggaggaggaggaggaggaatcgGAGAGCACAGCCCTAtgacagtgtccctgtccccaagctCATCCATGCGGCacccaggggcagccccggccACCGGCACCCAGGGCCACGGGGCCATTTTGGGTGGCAAAGCGCCCGGTTTGGGGGCGGCCGCCGTTCTTTAGTTCATTTTTGTTCGCCTTATCCAGACTTTGCCTTGGAACCGGGTGCCTGCCACCCTGCCCCGCAGCACCCACGACCCTGGGGCGGTGCCACCACGTCCCCCATGCCCCGAGGCGGGTGCCACTGGGTGCTGGCCAGGTGACAAGGAGCTCGCCGGCGCTTTGCAGTGGCATTTCCTTTCTTCGGCTTCTTCCCCCTCCGCTTGtttgggagcaggatgggacCTGACCAGCAATAACCTGGGGATGCAGGATGTGCCCCCCCGGCTCTCGGGGTGCTGGCGGGGGAGGCGCACGTCCCTCGGCACCCGCTGTCCCCGGGGCTTGGTGGCTTTGGTCGTGCATGCACAGACAAATTAACCTTTATCCTTTCCAGAGAGAGAAGAGCTGTATATATATATCggcagatatatatatatatattctatatttgtatagagagagagaaactATAGAGAGATTTGTTTTATGTGGAGCCATTCCCGCCCGGCCGGGGCGAGAGGGAGGATGGAAATGGCAGCGCTTTGCCCCCGCCCCGCTCGCGCCGTGCCCCCCGCCCCAGGTGGGCACCGGGGGGCACCAGCATCCCAAAGCAATCAATAAATCCAATAAATCCGTGTGCCACTCGCTGAGAACCGCCCGGCGGCGCTGgcccttccttcctgcccccGCCTTGGGAGGAGGACTGGGAGGTGGGAGAGCGTTTGGGGGATAAAATGGTGGTTTGGTGTTTTATAGGGAACTTTACGGGTCTGGTGccatgggatggggcagggTCCCCCTCCCCCAGAAACAGCCACCCCACATGGCAGGATGCAGCCAGGAGTAACCCCTGATCCCGGGCTGATCCCCActgcaggaccaggaccagCCCCAAGGGACTCGGAGTCCTTTTCCCCTGGGATGGACGCTGGGTTTGTTTCACGTGTCTTTAATAGAAACCGCCGGCGGTGGGGCAGAGCCCCGTACAAAAGCTGGCTGCAGGAATCGGGGATTGCATAGACCGAGGTGTGGGGGACCCCCCACCCTCAAATAGTCGccttttagaaaacaaaaagcgTCTCTGAATAAAACTCTCCTGGTACAATAAATActctggtgctgcagagctggggaccaTGCACCCGCCTGCCCTGTTTGGGATGGCCCCGAGCTGGGAGATCCCCGGGTTCAGAGTCACCACTTTGGGATGAACCCGGGTCTGAAACCCCCAGCTAGGGATGGTCCTTGTTTGGAATGCTTCCGGATCGGGACCCGGGGTGCCCTGGGTCAGGCAGGACCCCCCATGTCAGGATTCCATTTGGGAGCCTCTGGGTCAGGGTAGCCTGGTTTGGTTTTCCCCCAGCTCAGaagtccctgggctgggagccccCAGGTCGGGATGTCCCTGGTTTGGGATCCCTGCTTCAGACACCCTTGCGGTTTGGGATCCCTGGTTCAGGCACCCTTGTGGTGAGACACTCCTGTTGGGGAGCTCCCCGATCCGTCCAGGACCTGCTGTACAGCTGCTGGGGTGGTGCTCCCATCCATGGCTCAGAAGCTGGACTCGGGCACGGCCGAGGGCCGCaggggcccggggggctgcCGGCCCCGCTGCAGGGTGGCCCCGGGGGGACCGCGGGACAgtggcggccccgccgcggtCCTGCCCAGCGAGGCGGATCTGCGCAGCGCCCCCTCGGCCCGGGGGGGCAGGCTGGCCGAGCTCCGCGACCGCCCCAGCGCCGAGGGGCCGGGGGGGCAGCGGCCCGGGGGCACACCCGCGTCCCTccgcggccccgcggccccggggctgctgccgGCTCCCGGCGGCGGCCGGCGCGGGGTCCCCTCGGCGCTGGCGGCCCGGCGGAGccggcggggggcgcggggggcgccCGGCTCCCCCTGTCCCACGGGTCCGGCGGGGACGGTCCGGACGCTGAGGCTGCGACcgtgcagcccctgcagaccCCGCACCGAGGGCCGCGCCTCGAACCCGCCTGCGGGGAAAGCACGGTcagggcgggcggggggcgcggcgggCACCGGGACCCGGCATCCTGAGTCTCACCGTTCTCCGGGGCGGCGACGGAGCCCGAGGGGTCGGGGTCGGTGCGGGGGTCGGCGCGGGGCTCGGAGGCGGCCAGGCGGAACACCCAAtgccccgcggcggcggcggagcctGCGGGGAGCGGGGCGTGGGCCGGGGGCACCGACCGGGGGGACCCAGCGCGGGGAGCGGGGCGTGGGACAGGGTAGGACAGGATGGGCTGGGGGTGAGCTGGGGGATGGGACAGGGTGGGCTGAGGATGCTCACACGCGTAAGGATGGCGCAGCAGGTCTGTGTGCACACGTGTgcagggggcagaggcaggCGTGTGCACACGGGTGTGGGTCACACgtggggctgtgtgtgagcacgcggcagtgccagggtgtgggagcagggatcTGGGACTCACCCGTGCCGGAgccggcggcgcggcggcgctGGTAGAACAGGATGTAGGCGCTGCGGGTGCTCACCTCGGCCTCGCGCACCCACTCCACCCGGCTGTCGTCGTAGCTGTACCAGCGCCCGTCCAGGGCGTTGCAGCAGAACGCTGGGGGCGAGGGGGCACGGGGTGAGCGGTGAcaggggctctgtccctggatgcccccagccccagggtgcAGAGCGGACCAGGAGCCCCATGGTGCAGGGATACACCAAGGGAGTGACGGTGCTGGGGGACACATCCCGGTGCCATGGGGTGGCTGGAGTGCCATCCTGAATGTCCCCTGCCCCCCGgttcccctctgccctgccccatggcacccccacagcatccccaggcaCCCCCATTATAcctcctgtcccagtgtcccagctCACCGGTGTAGTGGCCGCCCTGCATGCTGCCATGGTGGTTGCAGACGGCGTACAGGTCGTACAGGTGGTCTCGGGGGCAGCCCGggggcaggcacagggtgggctgccagggcacccagcgccccaggagctgccccccgGGCTGGCCCCGCTGTGCCACGTGCGGGGCCATGTCCAGGCCCCGCAGCGGGAACCTCACCAGCGTGGTGAGCTTGTGCCGCTGCTCGGCCACCTGCCGGAAGCGCTTCAGGTGGATGATGAGGATGTCGGGCAGTGTCCACAGGCTGAGCTTCACCgtgccctgctggggcacctTGCAGTGCGGGCAGCGCCAGGCATCGTCCGGGGCCAGCTGGGGACACCACGTCATGGCCACCTCCCTCCCTGTCACCCCCggcagctccacagccacccccagcactgcagcccctgtgccagggtgggcagggcatGGGCTTGCCAGAGGTGCCCGTACCTGCTCCTCCTTGGTGTAGAGCTGGAAGCATTCATCCAgggtgcagctgtgctgctgcccgTGCGCCTGCTGCTGCCGCCTCACGCTCTCTGCATCCTGCACCACCTCCTCCTGGATGCTCCCAAACAGCCTGGGGGGGGCACGTCACCACTGAGGGTGACTCCAATGCCAGGGTGTCCCCTCAGCCCGGGCACAGGGGACTTACCGCTCTTTGGTGCTCATGTCCCACTCCACTGTCAGCCTCACGTGGGGagggcccccggccccgcacaGCTGCAGGGCCCTGAGGGGAGGACAGGGTGAGATGTCCCCAGaacccctgtccccatggggaCACCTCCTTGCCAGCCCGTGgtggcaggcagggacagccagcaccttccacactgggaacactgggctGGGGacccagtgctggggcagcagagtGACCACACTGTGGCCACCCAAGGTGTCACCACTGGGCACCCATGGTGACAACACAGCCATGCACAGGGACCCTGTGCCCACTCATGGTGATGCCACTAACCACCCCCAGGGGTTgaggggacatcctggggacagtcctgtccctgcagccccttaCCTGTCGATGGCAGGGTGGCAGAGAGGATGGGGATCCTGAGGGGACAGGTAGGTGCAGGGGGCCGAGCCCCCGGCCAGGCGGATCCGGAAAagggctcctgtgccctgtgaggggagagggggctgtggggccaccaggggacagggatcccctgcccagcagcagcacctggccaAGCCAGGCCTTGGGACACGGGGCAAACACAGCCCCCGAATTTGGATGGCTttgagggcacagggctgttCCCTGGGCTCACCTGTGGCCGGACCTCTCCCCGCAGGACCCCCCTCAACTGGGCCAGGatgttctgctgcagctgctcccaggagacGCCGCGCTCCTCCCGCAGCACCAGTGGCGGCCCAAacctgggcacaggcagcagggacatgggCTGGGTGTCACATGGGTGAGAAGGGGGCGGGACAGGATGGCAGGACAGGGTGGCAGGCAGgtggcagggaggtgggaggCAGGGGGCAGGACAGGGTGGCAGGACAGTGTGGCAGgcagggggcaggcagggagcaggataGGGTGGCAGGACAGGGTAGCAGgcagggggcaggcagggggcaggcagggggcagGTGGGTGGCAGGCAGGGGGCAGGCAGGTGGCAGGACAGGGTGGCAGGCAGGTGGCAGGCAGGGGGCAGGTGGGAGGCAGGCAGGTGGGGTACCTGGCGAGCTGCGGCCCCGTGCCCGCCGtgttgcagagcagcagcaggatgcgGCCGCCGGGCGCGCGGTGCAGGCAGTCGGAGGAGCGGGCAGCGCTGGACAGCAAGCGCGGCCCCTCCGGCCGTGGCACCGCGGGGGATGTGGGGAGGCTGCGTGGACACCCTGCGGAATGAGGGAAACGAGGGGCTCTTGTTAGCAGTGGGTTAATTAGTGCTAcagtgtcgtggtttgaccaggaaggagtgggaattctggaagctgtggtcaaaccaatggatgttctgagtttcatactgacacctggtgtagccagtggggtttggacacacctccgagaatacacaggggttaaaagcaaggcactgcccttggaactctctcttttggacatcgcggcgaggagttcagatctctctcccccgcccagcctgttgctgctgggcgggggaggggccggccatgcggtaggcccggggcctggacagagatggggttgagggggcctcgggggcttcgaggatggaagggtggaagatcccagagagtcagccctcgggcagccagcccccccaggagagcagccagccaggaggagaaggagggagagtgcccggccggagcggcagcgtgtgggcggcgtgcgtgggagtcgctccggaccgacagagactgaaaacttttaaccctttcttgcatgattggggccttgcaaaaatgctaatcctcctcgaagctgaataagaagggagataagagatgagataagacaaagacctggcccgaagaatgtggagatgattggatggggagagatgatttggagtggccttttggctggacttttctcgtggctatggactcagttgttcctgtgacacagactgcatttagggggaggcagtgcctcaaaaccaggaaggttcttcgtgaggaccccccggccccagggggttggaaaaatatgggggggacagatgtcccaaaggcagagactgtgcctttttggagtgagacaaggcatccttgaaagacaaccctagaagcagctctggccatgcgcagtggtgagagcactgagcatggaaggaacatgtcacaagcggcaaaaggacttttttttccgggcggtgccgaagtgacagagaagcacacgaggtttcagtgtgtttccaggagaagcctatggaacaagaaggactcctttcctcttcatgaactgatgtttgagtatactaaagtgtggggccaaggctgggtgttttgggagaatgtatcggattgggaaagtcagggagtggggaggaggaaagtggcttttttgtaaggttttcaatttcttttttttttttttccttttccttatagtctctccctattttcctgtagtgtaggtaataaagtgttctttatgtttaagttggagcctgttttgcttattcctggtcacatctcacagcagacaccagggtgaggcattttcatggggggcactggctctgtgccaggctcaaaccatgacatacagccctgcccagcaccgcCGTTCCCACCAATCCCAGCAGAGAGGACACAGCTCCCACCAATCCCAGCCAAAGAGGTCCATTTCCCACTAATCCTGACAGAAACTGCCTCCCCTATTCCCGGTGGGGTGCAGCTGCCTCTGACCAATCACAGCAGGGAGAATCCATGCCCCACCAATCCCAATGAGGGGATCCATCACCTCCCACCAATCACAGTGAGGGATCCACTCCCTCCCACCAATCACAGTGAGGGATCCACTCCCTCCCACCAATCACAGTGAGGGATCCACGGCCTCCCGCCAATTACAGGGTCGTTCCCGCCCCCCGCCCAGCGccaatcccagcacagcccgggAGCTCCCAGCCAATCGCCGCGGGGCAGGCCGGTAGCCGCAGCCAATGGCAGCGCGCGGCGGTACCtgcgcggcgggcgggcggcggctgGAAGGCGTAGACGGGCGCGGCCTCGCCGGCCGCCCGCAGCGCCTCGGGGTCCGAGAGCGAGCGCAGGAGGCCCCGCGGGGACACCTCGGCCAGGATCACCTGCGGGACGGGCGCTCAGCAGCACCGCGCGGGCCGGCCCCAAACCCCGCTACCCGCTCCCCGTGCCCCCTCCCCGCTCTGATCCCCGCTCCCCGCGCCCCTCTCCCCGCTCCCTGcgccgctccgctcccggcACCCCGTGCCCCGCTCCCCGCGCCCCTCTCCGCTCCCTGTGCCCCGCTcctcccccgccccgctcccgctccgctccccgTGCCCCGCTCCCCGCGCTCCCCTCCCCGCTCTGCGCTGTGCTCCccgggccccgctccccgcccgcccgTTACCTGCTCGGCGGGGACGCGGCCCTCCCGCGCCACCATCTCCCGCAGGTCGGCCACGGTGCCCAGCAGCGGCACGGCCAGGCCCACCCGCACGAAGCGCCAGCGCTCGCACTGCAGCACCAGCGTGACGttcagagccctggggacacggcgAGGACACGGCTCAGCAcagccggggcagccccgcatGGCACACACCCACCGGGCACCGCTGCCgcctgccccggggctgccgccGCCTCCGCGTTCGTTATTtacccccaaaaatgcaaattgcTGTGCTCGGAACAGCCGTCATGCGGGCTCACCTGGTCTGGCGCAGCGGGATGGGCAGCGAGATGCACAGGAAGGGGTCGAAGGTGTTGCTCTGCTTCAGGCAGTGAGGGCACGTGAGGGAGGACCTGGCAGATGGATGGGCAGCGTCAGCACAGCGGGCACAGCCCCCGAGAGCCCAccctggggctgatcccaggtaccgcagcccaaacccaCCATCCCAGCAAccacaccccaaatccaccgTCCCAGCAAccacaccccaaatccatcatATCAGGTACCACAGCGCAAATCCACCATCCCAGGTACCACAGCCCAAATCCATTGTCCCAGGTACCACAGCCCAAATCCACCGTCCCAGCAAccacaccccaaatccatcatATCAGGTACCACAGCCCAAATCCACCATCCCAGGTACCACAGCCCAAATCCATTGTCCCAGGTACCACAGCCCAAATCCACCATCCCAGACACCACACACCAA
This portion of the Zonotrichia leucophrys gambelii isolate GWCS_2022_RI chromosome 18, RI_Zleu_2.0, whole genome shotgun sequence genome encodes:
- the USP43 gene encoding ubiquitin carboxyl-terminal hydrolase 43, with amino-acid sequence MSAAGPGPGPGQGGGSGRRRRAGAGGASPAGRPRAGGGRRRRALRSLGCLAGRLLRTWARLAGGRGGRRAAPEDDEGGFRGGSRRRLGGAAPAAAPGGEAGAGEAGAGGGERPPGAQGLRNHGNTCFMNAVVQCLSNTAPLAERLALGRYRARGEVTHRLAALVRALWTREYTPQLSAEFKNIVSKHSSQFRGNAQHDALEFLLWLLDRMHEDLGAASPAQQSRGPAQPGKDGSSSASRSPPGTQHPRGQSFVQSHFQAQYRSSLTCPHCLKQSNTFDPFLCISLPIPLRQTRALNVTLVLQCERWRFVRVGLAVPLLGTVADLREMVAREGRVPAEQVILAEVSPRGLLRSLSDPEALRAAGEAAPVYAFQPPPARRAGCPRSLPTSPAVPRPEGPRLLSSAARSSDCLHRAPGGRILLLLCNTAGTGPQLARFGPPLVLREERGVSWEQLQQNILAQLRGVLRGEVRPQGTGALFRIRLAGGSAPCTYLSPQDPHPLCHPAIDRALQLCGAGGPPHVRLTVEWDMSTKERLFGSIQEEVVQDAESVRRQQQAHGQQHSCTLDECFQLYTKEEQLAPDDAWRCPHCKVPQQGTVKLSLWTLPDILIIHLKRFRQVAEQRHKLTTLVRFPLRGLDMAPHVAQRGQPGGQLLGRWVPWQPTLCLPPGCPRDHLYDLYAVCNHHGSMQGGHYTAFCCNALDGRWYSYDDSRVEWVREAEVSTRSAYILFYQRRRAAGSGTGSAAAAGHWVFRLAASEPRADPRTDPDPSGSVAAPENGGFEARPSVRGLQGLHGRSLSVRTVPAGPVGQGEPGAPRAPRRLRRAASAEGTPRRPPPGAGSSPGAAGPRRDAGVPPGRCPPGPSALGRSRSSASLPPRAEGALRRSASLGRTAAGPPLSRGPPGATLQRGRQPPGPLRPSAVPESSF